caaagtgttcctccggtaaatgggagttgcataatctcatagtcataggaacatgtataagtcatgaagaaagcaatagcaacatactaaacgatcgagtgctaagctaacggaatgggtcaagtcaaccacatcattctcctaatgatgtgatcccgttaatcaaataacaactcttttgtttatggttaggaaacataaccatcttcgattaacgagctagtcaagtagaggcatactagtgacactctgtttgtctatgtattcacacatgtattatgtttccggttaatacaattctagcatgaataataaacatttatcatgatataaggaaataaataataactttattattgcctctagggcatatttccttcaatggaccccttgcaacccaagttccacaaccagccgatctccgctgggcacttcagggttagcttgtccagtgtgaaatcggggcacgaggatttgcctcctccagtataacatgtgggagcggacgacgagaccccgccgcggattggaagctgcaagggttgggtgctgctatggccgaagaatcttattcgtttggagccgggcgagagcacaccaataaccacacatcaacaagcatgtgcggagaccaccaccccgcctacgcaattaccagctcctgtagtgccgggtgagagcggcggacgacatgatgaagggggtgcaatagtactagttgatgtaatttgtcctgtagaacggagaatggatgatgagacggaggtcgaccctatggatttcctcaatacaaacgcgtatgattgTGACATAGAatcgatgagtcaaccatatgacgaatcgggctatcagcttgctaatgaggatatggatgatatgcccgggcaggaaggtcgtagcagggattgcaaaaagtctctcttcatgaaatcctcacaggacatgcctaaagatgccgcctcaacacatgctcaactagccgggcgcgagggtcgtacagtacttagcccgggaacactggggcaggggttaaggaagggtctagaaggtgtgcccaagaaaaaaggagagaaagagatcggggaagatagctgcctccaaacaagccagagcacatagcatccAGACGATGCattttgaagagcgtgtacccgtgaaaggtgcagccatgttccatctcacgggcgagccgatgctaccgccgaaaccgctggaggcactatcaggggatctcaggagactgcacgaccatgtgctgtcgactgagaaaagcctactagcctcaaaggatccaggatatccgacatacgcggctcgtgtgcctgaggggaagtgctacgtcgagacacggcccgcagaggtgttcttcctgcggtttgaccatatctttgagatgtttctgacaaggcggctcgattttacaattgtccgcctttttgcgctacatatgagctccgtcatgaagagtgaagaagtctcgcaaatctatgtggcggatccttactacatgcacgagtctttcttgagtctcggcgactttgagcgtgaaactgctagggagtacctccaaaacttcatggtacagaataaggaccgggaaattgtcctcgtgccttatcatccaaagtaagtcagttccggacaaccctttcatacatttcaatcattccttctctctctctatggggaataatttgaggtgtcttttccccgcagcaacgggcgcgccatccttatcattctttacccgcaagtctcccacgctgtgtattttgacccttccagagactacaagaaaaaagactacacccacataatgaatattctagatgatgctctccaaggcttcagcattagaggtggccacatgcagatcaggaaacaaagcaacaagaagatgggtttcgcgcataaaactaacttctccttcatccatgtcccaaaaccaagcaagaaggatggattctacatcgtccatctcatgattcagttcaacacggatcaccaaaagcttcgcatgagaagcagaaatgacgaTCATAtcaacaagtggctagaatctcatggagaagcggattataaacttagggatgacttctttcgcatccaaagcgacattgcgacgatcatcatgaaagaagtcgtcgatgagaaggggatgttccaccgcgGCCCTATATTGCGAGCTGACGTccgactcgcataggcatgcaacgtctagacctcacgtcattcaagaagctagggtccatcctcgatgatatggaaggatggaacttctagtgatttatgatgccgatgatgatgatatgtgttggttgaacttgtatacttttctagcgatgaaactttgtgatgtccacggtccctgccgaacttgcgtaacgctactttgttagtttgcgtatgatgacctgcgtaccCCTAGTTAATTAATTTTCATACTGTAtgatgcatctagttgctaaccctttcttttttcggtgttgctctagtatattttgttgcatatatatgattgtacatcctcttcatgaacatgcatctctaacaggtacctagtttcttgatggcgagatggaagtgctattcgtgtacaaagggaaggttccgggggtgtacaacgagtggcatcaatgtcaggcgcaagtgaatgggttctggggcgccagccataaaggcttcaaaagcagacaagaaggagaagctagttacttgaggttcacgctagcgcgagagaggactcgtaaccgccacctcatgtactgcatagttccgctctcactcatagtgatagctcttctcacgtatacctttgtttagatggatgatgttgtagttgcaagtattcgatacttgcatgtatcgctactttcgagatgatgacaagataccactttgtgttggatgatgattatgatgagactatttgtatgtatatgctatgattacatttgtggtctcgcaggtatttgtatgtgtatcatgatgacatttgtatgtgctaaagattcttctataaagcctgttcaaatacaaaataaATATGCCGATTTttttactaaaattagcagtagcgagtggagaaaagttagcagcagcgcagtagtagcagtagcgcgtacaggagaagcacgctatagctattagcagtagcgagcttccactaggagcgctgctgctacacttgtgtagcagtagcgcttgtgagcacgcgctactgttaCGTGTTAGccatagcgccttattagtagcgccggtacccgcgctactgatacacctaaaacccgcgctgctgctagccttttccctagtagtgtatcctCGCTGCCGGCGGCGCCCACAGACGTGTTGGCTTCTTCGTGGTCGTGGCGCCGGGGCACGACCACCTCATCACCGGTCTCGCCGAACAACGCCTCGTCCGCCTCATCGTCGCACTCCTTGCCGgctgtcgcgacctccggcacccacTACCGGTACCGCCAGCGGGCGAGGCGGATCTCGTGGGCGGAGCAGTAGGACTCGATTAACGTCTCCTGCTCCGCCAGGTCCGCGTCAGGCGCGACCGTCCTGCCGGCCGCGACCAGCTCCTCCGCCGGCAGATGCTCCTGGAGGAGGTTGTGGTGGTAgttggcgtcggcctgcgcctcccgaacTAGTCCTTTCGCTCCTCCTGCACCAGGTCCATATAATGGGCACGAGCACCGCCTATGGTCATGGTGCACCGACAAGGGTGGAGCAGATGAGGAGGGTGCCATGGAGGAAGAGAAGGGTGGTGTTGGCTCGTCGTCAGAGGCGTCCTCCGGTTGCCTGCCGGcctgccagtcggcagcaatggcggcCATGGCCTTTTTCCGCTCCGATGTCAGTCCGTCCCAGAGAGCTTTGGTGGCGAAGGGATCCATGGTGGGGAGTGGTGCGGAGAGGGATGATTGTGGCTACGGCCGAGGCATCGGGGTAGCGGTTTATATAGCACCTGTGGGCGGCAGAGGGACGGACAGGTGGCGCTGGAggagacgcctcggcaaccgcatgccATCAATGTGGGCGGCAGACAGATGGATGGGCGGCCATTGTGTTCTTTGAACGCGCGACAGTTGCCTGCATCAGGAAGTGACGCGAGCGGCGCTCTCGCGTCCGGCGCACCGCTTCAATGAAAGcgatcgcgtccgctctggccaggAATGAATGCGGGTGCTGACGCTCTGGAACGGTGCTGATCGAAAACACACTGGAGGGGGAAGGGATTTTTGGTGGGTCAGGGTGATCAGAAGCGGGCTTGGGATCGGTCCGAACTCCCGTAAATCTTCCTCACTTTTGTCTCCGATTTGTAGAAGAAACAACGTTCGAATCGCGCCGCGCACCGATACATGATCGTGTTGGATAGCTTTCATTGTCCGGACCGCGTGTCCAGACAGTTGCAGAAGATTTACAGGTCCGTGTTGGAGGTGCCTTAGGGGGCTATAGTGATATAGATGATGGGGGCACGTGTGTCAGTGCAATAATTGGGTCAAACTGAACCCAGTGTCAACAAATATATAACGAACAGTGTAGTCAGATCGGCAATGGCACGCTAAATACATGTTCAGGCTTGCAAAATGGACAAATGGTACGCGGTAACATACTAATGTACATATGTTACGTAACGTACTGGTCGCTTTTGGGTTTGTATTTCGTTTCAAAGAAAAAAGCAAAGAAAACTATATTTTTGGTCCCTCAAGTTCCCTAAAAGTATAGATTTGATCATTCAAGATTTCTGGTATTATTTGGCCTTCAAGTCTCAAATCGGATAAGTTTGGTCCAAAACCAGAATTTGGGCACCTTGAACGGgttttgaccatgttgaccagctttagctaatgaacagtaaattcagaaaaatagcaaacaaattcaaaaaatatctGAATTTTTGCGACAACCAACATGCTTGGGTGCGCTTGGTGCGTGTAAATTTTGTGGTCAAATAACAACCGAAGAGCTCTAGCAAAAAACTAAATTTGGCTTTTTTGTAAGCTAAAATTAGTTTTTTTTACACGAGCTCCTCAGATGTCGAAACACCACAGAAATTTTATGCATCCAAGAATCTTGGTTGCCACAAAATTTCAgagttttttttaatatttttgctatttttttgactTTACTGTTCATCGTTCAAACCTGGTCAAATCCGGTCGATGTGCCTAAAATTTGGTTTTGGACCAAACTTATCCGGTTTTGAGACTTGAAGGACTAAATGTATACCAGAAAATCTTGAGGGGCCAATTCTATCCTTTTGGGGAACTTGAAGGACCAAAAACATAATTTTCTCAAACAaaagactactccctccgtcctaagatAAGTGTCGCTGATTGAGTACAAAGTTGTTGGGAGAGTACGACTCTAACTAACTAGCGGGCAAGTAGTTGACCACTATATATACGATTCGAGGAGACCAAAATAAGCGGTTGAATGCATTTCATTTGGTAAAAAACAAACCTTAACCACTGTTATGTCAAATACTCCCTCTCtttctaaatataagacattttagagaTAGCTATATACGAAGTAAAATGGATGAATCTACACTTCAAACATCTGTAACTATATACGAATGTACATCTGTATGTCGTCTATTTTGAATTTTTAAAAGGGTTTATGTTTAGAAACGAAGGGAATACACAAATTCACAGCCGAGGTTTTACTCGCTAACGGTGGCACCCAGCGCAAAAATAAATATGGTACTGATGCTGTCGAAATGTTGTGGCACTAGCTGGCATGCATTATTGTCAAAATGACTCCACGGGCACAGCAAGTGTACACGAGTGCCGCAAATGGATTGTCCTGTGGGTGCGGCGTCAGTAGTGCACGATGCTCGCGGGAGCTAAAACGAGCTACGGAGACAGCCTTTTACTAGACGAGAAACCTGCACCTGCTCGACACGCTGCGTCGTGGGTGTTGGGCGTCTTCGCCACTGCGTTGCTCGACTCGTAAATGGGAGGAGCACACCAAGCTCGCAAGCTACAGTAGGAAGCAATCAAGCGGGCCAGGAAGCGCTGACTGACGGCCGGTGAGTCCTCTCCCCATCTTCATCTTGGGCTTCTTCTTGTTGAGCTCGATCATGTGTTTCTTTCTTTCGCGGTAGAAGATTAAGGGAACCAACCAACTCACGGGCCGTACCTTCTTGTTGCCGATCTCTTCCTAGCTACAGCTTGGATCCATGGGCTCCCCGCACAAAAATCTTGGATCCATGGACGCCAAGACGCCGCTTCTGCTGCTTGTGACGCTGGCCAAGACGATGGCCGCTCGTCAGCTCCAGGAAGCTACCCAGCTGGCCAGCGCTTGGGCGCTCGTCACCGCCGGACATTTCCCCTTCTCCTACGCCTTGGGCTCCACCATCTTCTACGCACTCTGCTACCTGCAGGTAACACCTACGGCCCGTGCTTCTAGCTCTACCTCCACTACCCCGGCCCTTGGCTGGACGGATGCTGGATGCGCTATTAAGTTCGTCGTCCTGCAGCTGCTGTGCCGCGATTCATGCGAGCAGGAGGACGTCATGCACCGCGCCCTCTGGATCGGGCAGTTGTACTGCGCCGCACTCCCGGCGGCCGTGGCGGCGCTGGCTCTGCTGCTCCCGTGCCGTCGCCGCCGGATCCGCCCTGCCGTTGCCTACCTCGCGGTCGCGGTCGCCATCGTCGGCCACTGTTTGCTGGCCAGCATCGCGCCCCTCGCCGCCGACGCAGGACTAGGCTTGCTCGTCCCCTTGATCGTCTACGCCGTGGCGGCGCTGGTGCTGCTACTCCCGTGCCGTTGCCGCCGGATCTGCCATGCCCTCGCCTACCTTGCGCTTGCGGTCGCGGTGGCGGCCGTCGTCATCGGCTGCTGTATTTTGGCGAGCTTCGTCCCCATCGCCGTCGACACAGGACTAGGCAGGCTCAGGCTCATCCTTTTGGTCGTCTACGTGGCGGTCATGTTCACCCTTGCGGTGGGCGACCTCAGCTTCCTGGCCCTCCTCCTAGGAGGGGAATTCCCCTGGGACTGCTGATTGGTCAGCCCCAAGCTCATGCCCATGGATCAGCTCATGCTCATGAGGTACTCACGTACGTACGTAACGATCGACTTCCGGGGAATATTAATATTGATGTGGTGCACTTCATCTGCCTAGTATTGGACCTTAATTTGATGCTGAATTAGCCTGTTATTTGTGTGATCGAGATATGCTAGTATTGAGTTCGTAGTATTGATGAACAAGCTACATATATGGAGTCTGCTTTGATGTAATATTGGACCTTTTTCTCTGCATGATCACCGGTATATGCCTAGCTTCGGTATAATTGATGTTGCTGAAATCGTCTATGTATGCATGCACTCATGTTGTATTTGGCGTTAAGCATTTCATTATGCTGGCAACAATTGGTGTATCAATGTTGCATGGAATAACCAGTCCATCAGGGATGAGTTGAGGTCCTCCTTAATTTTGATGTCTTGGTTTACTTGGGAGTCAAAATCGCCATCTTGCTTATGGTCAAACAGACCCACACGCTGGGCACTTGTATGAGGGAAATGTCTTCATGACTAGTCATTTCAGTGCACATGCTGACATGCATGCATGTAGCTTTCAGAAGACATGCATGAAGTGAGGAGCAGGGTAAAATCAGCAATGGCATGCTACGTGCATGTTCGGCCTTCCAAAATGGACAAGTGGTCCGTGGTAACATGCTAATGTACATaggccatcttcatcttgggctgCTTCTTCTTTCCATCTTGTGTTTCTTACGCCACATAAAATTAAACAACTAACCGTGCCTTCCCAACCTTATGAGTATTCGGCGGTGAATTACGGGCTATTGCATACCAATTTGCAGGCTAGGAGTAAGCTTTCTCGGAGGGCTTCAGCCTCTGCCGAGACGGCATGAGCATTTCAGCAACCTGCTCGAGTCTTGCCGTGTCTGCACCTATGAAATCACGCTATGATCTCTGACAATAACTCCACAACCACCTGAAAAGAGTTCAACTTAAAAGGCTGCATCAACGTTCAGAATTTGATGGTCAGGGGTGGTGGCTTCTTCCAATTCTTCAGACGTGAGATGGGCTTCATGTTTAGCTGCTCCCATTCTCTGTTGGGTGTACAAACGAAATAAGAGAGGTCTCCACTGATGACCGTTGGTTAGCCAAATTATTTGACACAAGTAGTATCATGTATAAGATTCTGAACTTGATTTCTTATTCCATAACATTGATGAGCATACAGAAAACTACTGTGTATGTAAGCTCATGCTCTGCGTTTGTGGGCCTTCAGAGACTAATGAGTTGCCACATGTGCCCTTGGCTTCATCTGGACCGTTCAAAAGACCCAAAAAAAACTGAAGCGAGGCAGTAAAGGTCCATGTGCCAGGCGTGGGATGGCTACAGATGTTCAAGTAGAAGTGATACATACTGCAGAGAGCTTAGTTGGCTTAAGAGTAAAAATTCAGATAGCAAATCATGTTCAGTTTGTTCCGGAATGTCTCAGGGGACTTTCACAATCTTGATATATGTACAGTTTGCCATTTTTGGTTGCCAGTCCTCCCTAGTTCTGTCAAATGAACTAAAATGTCAGCGTGATGTGGCTCTTCAAATTTTAGTTCAATTGGTTGAATTAAAAAGGTCCAGATGGAATTTGCAGACCCCTACAATTTGCCACTCCTTACAATGAAAGCACAATGATCGATCTTTATACCGACTTTCAGAAACAATTTGACCGGACACACTGCCAACTCACTCGAGCACGTGGTTCCGAAAACTCTATGCAATTGAGGATCCGAACCGTGTGAATAGCCCCCTTATATATTAGTGTAGGTATGTTCTTTTCAATCATATCAACAACAACCCTTTAGATATAGGTTCCTACTAAGTTTTGCTCAGATCCAGTTTGTGCTCAAAGAAATCATCAAACAATCTCACCTCATCATCCTTGCTCACCTGTCAGCAGACTGGGTAGAACCCAATAAGAATTGCATTAGGTCCGAGTGCATTAAGTTTCCCTATCTTATCAGTTTTTCTAGTAACGCTGGAGAGGGCAGGGGTTCTTGCATTTCCATATATAGAAGAAGAGAGTCACCTGGTTTATCAGGGGTAACCGGGCGAAAACCAAATACAGAAGGCGCAAAGACCCCCACTGGTCACGAAAGCGATGGAACCCAAGAACAACAGACCACCACGCACGACAACGACCCAACGAATACCCCCAAAAGGCACTACAACACCACACCCCAAACACCAACGCCGATGGAGGAGAGAAACCAAGCCACGATGGGAGGATAGGAGGTGGTGAAGTGTGTCACAAGAGCCCAGTGTCATCTAGGAGTCCGACAAATTGAGGACAACAGCAGCCCGGCAGCCACCTCGGCATCCAACGTACATATGCGCAATGCACGCACCACTAGCACTACCATCTGAGGCTCAACATGAGCCGCAAAGCTGCACGACACGACCGCCTGTTTGTAGCCAGTGATGCATTGGTCGACCGCTCGCAAACCACAACCGTCGCGCCAAAATCCGAGGCTGCCGCACTGATGTACAAGTCAGACCATGCTGGAGGCACACGACGACCAAGTCGACGAACTCACCACCCATGCCATGCAAGCCACAACCCCGGCCCCATGGGGGCATCACGGTATGACAAGCCGAGGCCGCTGCTTCGGCATACAACTACCATCCGAGGCCGTCGCCCCGGCTTCCACCCCCCTCGTTGGCAGAGTAACTAAGCACACATAGACGATCCTCAAGGAAACAAAAATCTTGCTTGCGAGGCGATACTGCCAAGAAGGTGTAGCGACGCACACGACGCTGCCGCCCGCTCCAACAGATCTTGGGTTTTCACTCGAAACACAAGACCCCGTGGCAGAGGAAGGAACAAACACCACGACAACACCTCTAACAAGGAAAAAACCACACCCAAGGGTGCCATCATGGTCAGCACCAACGACTATCGGTACTAGGCTTTTGTCTGCTGTCCGGCCTTCCCTGCCACCCTACACGCGCTGCTCTGCCGCCGACTATGAAGCCTCGTTGCACACCACACTGAACACGGCACCTCCATCAAGACGAGTGCAGCACTCCTCCCAGCACAGCCACATCCACTCGAGAACACCAGATCTGCGCCACAATGTGGCCCTTCACCTACACCAGATCTGCATCCCACCGCCAGGGCCGGTCCTgacattttgggggcccggggcaaaACTAAACCTAGGGGCCCTTAATATAAACAAAAGTATGTATTTCCAAAAATATTTTGAATCGCTAGTCAAAGAAAATACAGTatgtttctctttcttttttactATTTATACAATATGTTCCTGTTTAAGTCTCTTCGTTAGCAATATATCTGGTAGCTTTATTGTTATGTTTATCCTATAATTTCTTTCATCCTAATCAGCTGTAGAAAAAACTGGCACCTCGTCTAGAATAATGAATAATTTAAATGCCAATGATCACTCACGTTATCATCCATTTAGATGTCAGATTGTATTATGTATAGCCCCTATATGGATTAGTTTAATCCTCCATATAAAAAAATAATAACCCCAATGATATCTATCCGTTAACAATACTTATAAATCAATTGTTAGTTTCCAATTGCAACAACGCAGAGGGCATGTCGATGATCATTCATACTTCTAATCAACTATCATGATAAAATTTCCTAGGCCATACATACAGACTACCTATAAAAATAGAGATTAGAGACATACCTTCTTTTCTGTAACTGTCACCGTATCCTAACAATATTGATCTAGCCTCCCACCGAGTCAGTGTGGTCTCGTCCGAGGCAGCGACTGCAAAAATGCTACACTTATGGACAAGTTACGGATGAAACTTAATTGCTCCGAGCCGAGGCGGCACCATGCATGCATAGTAGTAGATGGATATCAAGCTTCGCGATCTTGATCTATTCTCGCCGTCCG
The sequence above is a segment of the Triticum dicoccoides isolate Atlit2015 ecotype Zavitan chromosome 1A, WEW_v2.0, whole genome shotgun sequence genome. Coding sequences within it:
- the LOC119334065 gene encoding uncharacterized protein LOC119334065; protein product: MGSPHKNLGSMDAKTPLLLLVTLAKTMAARQLQEATQLASAWALVTAGHFPFSYALGSTIFYALCYLQLLCRDSCEQEDVMHRALWIGQLYCAALPAAVAALALLLPCRRRRIRPAVAYLAVAVAIVGHCLLASIAPLAADAGLGLLVPLIVYAVAALVLLLPCRCRRICHALAYLALAVAVAAVVIGCCILASFVPIAVDTGLGRLRLILLVVYVAVMFTLAVGDLSFLALLLGGEFPWDC